A stretch of the Thermofilum adornatum genome encodes the following:
- a CDS encoding saccharopine dehydrogenase family protein, with amino-acid sequence MKIAVIGCGLVGSLIARLATSEKIAEEVACFDKDPDRAKKYLSYPDPLDIPIVEADALNLEAFSGTLSNYDYLVNALPTFIKKDKKEILLNPLLMSVALKANINYVDLACYGGKRKRAEQLSMAKQFLSQGLLALINMGVSPGLANILAREAYEDLEEVDELSIMTLEDQKGSTFVIPWSREEMLNVASIDLAYKNKQFFFREPFAEARVCNFPEPIGSIRCYSVSNDEAYTIPSLLKINSFAYLAGGSDIEMLRALYRLGFFEDTPIKIRKTYVSPREFLYYVLQTPISPDYVLKVMQEGDLEDAQFALQVKAIGNISGEKAVSTRYILFPGQRTINKVLPGATYITYPTALSLVAVLRAVKGKRLKGVLPGELLPRPIRRIVLDYIRGKKIHIGEEFKTIIE; translated from the coding sequence ATGAAAATAGCAGTTATAGGCTGTGGCCTAGTAGGAAGCCTTATAGCCCGCCTAGCCACATCTGAAAAAATAGCTGAAGAAGTCGCATGCTTCGACAAGGATCCCGACAGGGCAAAGAAATATCTTTCTTATCCAGACCCCCTTGACATACCCATAGTCGAGGCTGACGCATTAAATCTAGAAGCATTCTCCGGTACCCTCTCAAACTACGATTACCTCGTAAATGCCCTGCCGACCTTCATCAAGAAAGACAAGAAAGAGATCCTACTCAATCCATTGCTAATGTCGGTAGCTCTAAAAGCAAACATAAACTATGTCGACCTTGCATGCTACGGTGGAAAAAGGAAGAGAGCAGAACAACTCTCAATGGCGAAACAGTTCTTAAGCCAGGGCCTTCTCGCCCTCATAAACATGGGTGTGTCCCCGGGTCTGGCAAACATACTTGCACGTGAAGCCTACGAGGACCTAGAAGAAGTCGACGAGCTCAGCATAATGACTCTTGAGGACCAAAAAGGAAGCACTTTTGTCATACCATGGTCAAGGGAAGAGATGCTAAACGTGGCTTCGATAGACCTTGCATACAAAAACAAGCAGTTCTTTTTCCGGGAGCCATTCGCAGAGGCACGTGTATGCAACTTCCCAGAACCAATAGGTAGCATTAGGTGTTATAGTGTCTCAAACGACGAGGCATACACGATACCCAGCCTCCTAAAGATCAATAGCTTTGCTTACCTCGCAGGCGGAAGCGACATAGAGATGCTCCGCGCCCTCTACAGGCTAGGATTCTTCGAAGACACACCCATAAAAATAAGGAAAACTTATGTCTCTCCACGCGAGTTCCTCTACTATGTTCTCCAGACACCAATCTCGCCGGACTACGTTTTGAAAGTTATGCAAGAAGGAGACCTAGAAGACGCGCAGTTCGCCCTACAAGTAAAAGCCATCGGGAACATTTCGGGCGAAAAAGCAGTATCAACCCGATACATACTATTCCCCGGACAGAGAACAATAAACAAGGTGCTTCCCGGAGCCACATACATAACCTATCCCACAGCACTAAGCCTGGTCGCCGTCCTAAGGGCAGTAAAAGGCAAGAGACTCAAAGGGGTTCTCCCAGGTGAACTACTTCCAAGGCCAATCAGGCGGATAGTCCTAGACTACATAAGGGGCAAGAAGATCCACATAGGAGAAGAATTCAAAACAATAATAGAGTAA
- a CDS encoding SufB/SufD family protein, with protein sequence MNQSYLTLPYQYIADSPTTKSYAKWQIFEEYLQNPRRAARLGVNEKLLFVKPHLKIPTDMAPHKQEADWPLNIDTRLPAFHFQNLSTSTTIEIRGEEKVLLIEKPLSDTYSAHLNIYLEGKASATLLLLSPEDSEGLSTLSLNIQTRKEAEAKISIIVIDSPKSATALFKATRLEPNSTLKETHILVPGRTLHLESETFLDQENATYISSYAVATPQNRSASIQTNAYIKAPRTAAEIRLAGISHNGELAHKGTIRIHRGSQEARGKLSSRLIPLTPNSKVYAAPTLEIESDDAAEAQHSASQSPLDPAKLFYLQSRALTELEAKRLLLMAELDKVLPEDAKREPTVQKYLELLLGSLEINIHK encoded by the coding sequence ATGAATCAGTCATACCTAACTCTTCCCTACCAGTACATAGCCGACTCGCCAACGACAAAGTCATATGCAAAGTGGCAAATCTTCGAAGAATACTTACAAAACCCTAGGAGAGCCGCTAGGCTCGGTGTAAACGAGAAGCTCTTGTTCGTAAAACCCCACCTAAAAATACCCACAGACATGGCCCCACACAAGCAGGAAGCAGATTGGCCCCTAAACATAGACACGAGGCTGCCAGCCTTCCACTTCCAGAACCTTTCAACGTCAACAACTATTGAAATTAGAGGAGAAGAAAAAGTCCTCCTAATAGAAAAACCACTGTCAGACACCTACTCCGCACACCTGAATATTTATCTCGAAGGAAAAGCCTCTGCAACACTGCTACTACTCTCCCCCGAGGACTCAGAAGGCCTCTCAACACTATCACTAAATATTCAAACGAGAAAAGAGGCAGAAGCAAAAATCTCGATAATAGTCATAGACTCGCCAAAATCTGCAACAGCACTCTTCAAGGCTACAAGACTAGAACCCAATTCGACCCTAAAAGAGACACACATACTTGTCCCAGGAAGAACCCTCCACCTCGAATCAGAAACATTCCTCGACCAAGAAAACGCCACGTACATCTCATCATATGCAGTGGCAACACCACAAAACAGGTCCGCAAGCATACAGACAAACGCCTACATAAAGGCACCACGCACAGCGGCAGAGATAAGGCTCGCAGGAATCTCACACAACGGCGAACTAGCACACAAGGGGACAATCCGTATACACAGAGGCTCGCAGGAAGCCAGAGGCAAGCTATCATCTAGACTCATACCCCTAACTCCCAATTCCAAAGTTTACGCGGCCCCTACACTAGAAATAGAGTCAGACGACGCCGCAGAAGCACAACACTCAGCATCACAGAGCCCACTAGACCCCGCCAAGCTCTTCTACCTCCAGAGCAGGGCCCTTACAGAACTAGAAGCAAAAAGACTCCTCCTCATGGCCGAGCTCGACAAAGTGCTCCCAGAGGATGCAAAAAGAGAACCAACAGTCCAAAAATATTTAGAACTACTTCTAGGAAGCCTAGAGATTAACATTCACAAATAA
- the sufC gene encoding Fe-S cluster assembly ATPase SufC: MENTGLRIEKLTVSVASRKVLKDVSLDVSKGEVVALIGPNGSGKTSLAFTVMGHPNYKVENGRILLHGEDITSLKPHERAYKGIFLVFQSPPDIGGLPVGMFLQEMTTKRGIEASINDINNALLEVGLSDHYLSRNLYEGFSGGEKKRLEFAQALLFKPQILILDELDSGLDIEGVRLLTGKTRELAGSGVGVLYISHNIAALRLLRPNRVVVMMNGGVVAVDGLEILDVIEEKGYQGLV, encoded by the coding sequence ATGGAGAACACGGGACTTAGAATAGAAAAATTAACAGTATCTGTAGCATCAAGAAAAGTCCTTAAAGATGTTTCCCTCGATGTATCCAAAGGAGAAGTAGTGGCACTCATTGGTCCAAACGGTAGCGGCAAAACGTCCCTGGCATTCACCGTGATGGGGCATCCAAACTACAAAGTTGAGAATGGGAGGATTCTTCTACACGGAGAGGACATAACGAGCCTAAAGCCGCATGAAAGAGCCTATAAGGGTATTTTCCTTGTTTTCCAGTCTCCGCCCGATATAGGCGGTCTCCCTGTTGGAATGTTCCTGCAGGAAATGACTACAAAGAGAGGAATAGAGGCAAGCATCAATGATATAAACAATGCTCTGCTAGAGGTCGGGCTAAGTGACCACTACCTTTCCAGGAACCTATATGAAGGCTTCTCAGGAGGCGAAAAGAAACGCCTAGAGTTTGCTCAGGCCTTGCTTTTCAAGCCACAAATCCTCATACTGGACGAGCTTGATTCGGGCCTAGACATAGAGGGTGTCAGGCTTCTAACTGGCAAGACAAGGGAGCTTGCAGGCAGTGGAGTAGGGGTTCTCTACATTTCTCATAACATTGCGGCACTCAGGCTTCTCAGACCCAACAGGGTTGTAGTCATGATGAACGGCGGCGTTGTAGCCGTGGACGGGCTGGAGATTCTAGATGTTATTGAGGAGAAGGGATACCAGGGGTTGGTATGA
- a CDS encoding mechanosensitive ion channel family protein — MSSLLLEWIPLNILLFLTTLIFSILFGYIFSVLVRRSLGKVNPLLSEILSRYGSWTIYLVGFLFALELLNLRLEAILVFLALIGVLVVIGLRDFLPNLFARQFIETYKPYKIGDWIMISDQVGRVIDINDLYTSVLTLNHERVYIPNSTMLKEKIINITASNGIEVNIDFAIRYNENINRVLQQILKAIQDDVQEEGIEEPDILVREIRGDIIHARIKFRLLNPQRLEDARNRVLREVLKVLSSQGKA; from the coding sequence ATGAGTTCGCTACTACTGGAATGGATACCTCTAAATATCCTCCTCTTCCTAACTACTTTAATATTCTCAATCTTATTTGGCTATATTTTTTCAGTACTCGTCCGGAGATCCCTAGGCAAAGTCAACCCACTACTTTCCGAGATACTCAGCAGGTACGGGTCTTGGACAATCTATCTTGTAGGTTTTCTCTTTGCACTCGAGCTTCTGAACCTGAGACTAGAAGCAATTCTAGTCTTCTTAGCTCTTATTGGAGTACTTGTTGTTATAGGGCTAAGAGATTTTCTACCCAACCTCTTTGCAAGACAATTTATCGAGACGTACAAGCCTTACAAAATAGGCGACTGGATAATGATTAGTGATCAGGTTGGAAGAGTGATAGACATAAACGACCTATACACAAGTGTTCTCACGCTGAATCACGAGCGCGTATATATTCCGAACTCAACCATGCTAAAAGAAAAAATCATCAATATAACGGCCAGCAACGGCATAGAAGTAAACATCGACTTCGCTATCAGGTATAACGAAAACATAAACAGAGTCCTCCAGCAAATTCTTAAGGCTATTCAGGACGATGTACAGGAGGAAGGCATAGAAGAACCCGATATACTAGTACGAGAAATAAGAGGCGACATTATACATGCAAGAATAAAGTTCAGGTTGCTAAACCCACAGCGACTAGAAGACGCTAGGAACCGGGTTTTGAGAGAAGTATTAAAGGTCTTGTCATCCCAAGGGAAGGCTTAA
- a CDS encoding DUF742 domain-containing protein gives MSLYKLIVFTGPKGAGKSSLIKSLFPELDVRFEEPSYYRDYMLTGGLAVREVAGRRDAIEVIMAAIAKWNINVGLLVVDSSRPLEGVAEPRFLAVIERAEKKALVANKVDEQGSQVAELEKFALEKGLEFFGVSTKTGVGIEELKKWIITGEKTVKTMPKPVSLPVPKPPLPIDLVPVVAKKTPDKSRLTQEELEVLELCDGKRSISEIAFKTGKSYGDVKKIIDSLMVKGFIETLKTKTV, from the coding sequence ATGTCTCTCTACAAGCTAATCGTGTTTACGGGCCCGAAAGGTGCGGGGAAATCTTCGCTTATAAAGAGCCTTTTCCCCGAGCTAGATGTTCGTTTTGAAGAGCCCTCTTACTACCGTGACTACATGTTGACTGGAGGCCTCGCCGTTAGGGAGGTTGCTGGTCGAAGGGATGCAATAGAGGTAATTATGGCAGCTATAGCTAAGTGGAATATTAATGTTGGACTGCTGGTTGTAGATTCTTCTCGACCGCTTGAAGGTGTTGCCGAGCCACGTTTTCTTGCAGTCATAGAACGGGCAGAGAAAAAAGCGCTTGTAGCTAATAAGGTTGACGAGCAGGGAAGCCAAGTTGCAGAGCTCGAAAAGTTTGCGCTTGAAAAAGGTCTAGAATTTTTCGGGGTATCAACGAAGACAGGCGTGGGGATAGAGGAGCTAAAGAAGTGGATAATTACGGGAGAAAAGACTGTGAAAACGATGCCAAAACCTGTTTCCCTGCCTGTTCCGAAGCCGCCTCTACCTATAGACCTTGTCCCAGTCGTTGCCAAAAAGACTCCAGACAAAAGCAGGCTTACACAGGAAGAGCTCGAAGTTTTAGAGCTGTGTGACGGCAAGAGAAGCATAAGCGAGATTGCCTTTAAAACCGGAAAAAGCTATGGAGACGTTAAGAAGATAATCGACAGTTTAATGGTTAAAGGTTTTATAGAGACCTTAAAAACGAAAACAGTCTAA
- a CDS encoding potassium channel family protein, which produces MYIFVVGGGRIGYSIAEYFSNRGDKVIVIEKNKKTCDFLAKNLDVTVYCGDARSIALLEDAEMDKADVVFAVSGSDTVNIRVAEIAKKRFGVPTVVVRLNHSENREKALQAGADHVICLDEFADVFIKTITESEFRIIYDRNGFSIAEIKIPPDSSLVGQSIKVLEELEVKPIAVFRENMYFSPTENIVIEADDILLVTGTQQAINKLKEHIFGAV; this is translated from the coding sequence ATGTACATATTTGTAGTTGGCGGAGGCAGAATCGGGTACTCGATAGCAGAATACTTTTCAAACAGGGGAGACAAGGTTATAGTTATCGAGAAAAACAAAAAGACATGTGACTTTTTAGCTAAGAACCTAGACGTCACCGTTTACTGTGGAGATGCCCGCTCTATCGCCCTCCTTGAAGACGCAGAGATGGATAAAGCAGACGTTGTCTTCGCGGTTTCTGGGAGCGACACAGTAAACATTAGAGTTGCAGAAATCGCGAAAAAGAGATTCGGTGTCCCAACCGTTGTAGTTAGGCTTAACCACTCGGAGAATCGAGAAAAGGCTCTTCAAGCCGGAGCAGACCACGTAATCTGTTTAGACGAGTTTGCAGACGTTTTCATTAAGACGATAACAGAGTCAGAATTCAGAATAATCTATGACAGAAACGGTTTCTCTATTGCCGAGATAAAAATACCACCAGACTCATCACTTGTTGGTCAAAGCATAAAGGTTCTCGAAGAGTTAGAGGTTAAACCAATCGCAGTGTTCAGAGAAAATATGTATTTTTCCCCGACCGAGAACATCGTTATCGAGGCCGACGACATCCTCCTAGTTACGGGAACCCAGCAAGCTATAAATAAACTCAAAGAACATATATTCGGAGCTGTATGA
- the sufB gene encoding Fe-S cluster assembly protein SufB — protein sequence MSKTELLESLTLTDISLDSLKVRPKLSLRGRISRSLVEELSRAKKEPPWMLKLRLRSLELFEKLPTPNWLVGVEELDLEELTHYIQLGYERASSWDELPEDIRKVYERLGLPEIEKRALAGLSAQLESENIYLAFKKFLEEQGVILMDMSEAVAKYPDLVQKYFMRVFPPSDHKFAALHGALWSGGVFLYVPPNVRVEAPIEAFFFIASELESQMEHTIVVADEGSFVHFIEGCSAPLFKRYSFHNGMVEIYAHRNSHVKFTTVQNWSKNLVNFNNKRALVEEGAVVEWAEGSIGSKISYVYPSAILKGRNARVSIANITVAKGPVWKDGGAKVYHLAPNTQSEVISKSISSNGGVSVYRGLIKVARGAKNSTASIKCDSLIMDKESKAFTYPKNEVEEEEAYVVHEATTGRISEDILYYLETRGFKEQEARRLIVLGYVGDILGKLPFEYQMVFRKVLELEFEEIGGYA from the coding sequence ATGAGCAAGACAGAGCTCCTCGAGTCTTTAACCCTTACAGACATAAGCCTAGACTCACTAAAGGTTAGGCCGAAGCTCTCTCTGAGGGGCAGGATCTCTAGAAGTCTGGTAGAAGAATTATCAAGAGCCAAAAAGGAGCCCCCATGGATGCTTAAGCTGAGGCTTCGAAGTCTCGAGCTATTCGAGAAACTTCCCACACCGAATTGGCTTGTCGGCGTAGAGGAGCTAGACCTAGAAGAGCTCACCCACTATATACAGCTCGGCTACGAGAGGGCTTCAAGCTGGGACGAGTTGCCGGAAGACATAAGGAAGGTTTACGAGAGGCTCGGGCTTCCAGAGATAGAGAAGAGGGCTCTGGCAGGACTATCGGCACAGCTCGAAAGCGAAAATATCTATCTGGCCTTCAAGAAGTTCCTCGAGGAACAAGGAGTAATCCTAATGGACATGAGTGAAGCCGTTGCAAAGTATCCAGACCTGGTACAAAAGTATTTTATGCGGGTTTTCCCACCCAGCGACCACAAGTTTGCAGCACTACACGGAGCCCTCTGGAGCGGAGGCGTATTCCTTTATGTGCCGCCAAATGTCAGGGTAGAGGCCCCAATAGAGGCATTCTTCTTCATAGCAAGCGAGCTAGAAAGCCAAATGGAGCATACAATAGTCGTTGCAGACGAGGGAAGCTTTGTCCACTTCATCGAGGGTTGTTCTGCCCCCCTGTTCAAGAGATACAGCTTCCATAACGGCATGGTCGAGATATACGCCCACAGGAACAGCCACGTCAAATTCACGACGGTACAAAACTGGAGCAAGAACCTAGTTAACTTCAACAACAAGAGGGCCCTCGTCGAAGAAGGTGCAGTCGTCGAGTGGGCTGAGGGGAGCATCGGGAGCAAGATAAGCTACGTCTATCCATCAGCCATCCTCAAGGGCAGAAACGCAAGAGTCTCAATAGCCAACATCACAGTTGCAAAGGGGCCCGTCTGGAAGGATGGTGGAGCAAAAGTCTACCACCTAGCCCCTAACACACAAAGCGAAGTCATAAGCAAAAGCATAAGCTCAAACGGAGGCGTCTCTGTCTATAGGGGTCTAATAAAGGTAGCCAGGGGGGCAAAAAACTCTACTGCGAGCATCAAGTGCGACAGCCTAATAATGGACAAAGAGTCAAAAGCATTCACATACCCCAAGAACGAGGTCGAAGAAGAAGAGGCCTACGTCGTACACGAGGCAACCACCGGGAGGATAAGCGAAGACATACTCTACTACCTCGAGACCAGGGGCTTCAAGGAACAAGAAGCGAGGAGGCTAATAGTCCTGGGCTACGTCGGCGACATCCTCGGCAAGCTCCCATTCGAGTACCAGATGGTCTTCAGAAAAGTCCTAGAGCTAGAATTCGAGGAAATAGGTGGCTACGCATGA
- a CDS encoding PIG-L deacetylase family protein: protein MVVAMSLEEEVRLLAQREGSENALRKIALEIFPEISSPFEETSNVLCIQPHPDDCEYGCGATLAYLADKGIKVTYLTLTDGSKGTTNPSITPGELALTRKKEQEEAGQVIGVSKIYWLDYPDGELPYTRDAMCRVMEVIRREKPDIVFAPDPWLLYEPHPDHRIGGLLASEASLFSSLPHFCRGTPPHAVKRMIFYYTSKPNYFQPADDLIEKKLQALRKHRSQFEESWQLLELSIRLIMAVYGTKINAKYAEPLRVIPLTIMHATLLSELI from the coding sequence ATGGTAGTAGCAATGAGCCTAGAAGAAGAGGTAAGGCTTCTAGCCCAGAGAGAAGGGTCAGAAAACGCGCTCAGGAAAATAGCACTCGAGATTTTCCCAGAAATAAGCTCCCCCTTCGAGGAAACCAGTAATGTACTATGCATACAGCCCCATCCAGACGACTGTGAATACGGATGCGGAGCGACACTAGCCTATCTAGCAGACAAAGGGATAAAAGTCACATATCTAACACTTACAGACGGCTCCAAGGGAACAACCAATCCATCAATCACTCCAGGAGAGCTTGCGCTAACAAGGAAGAAAGAACAAGAAGAAGCAGGCCAGGTTATCGGCGTATCTAAGATATATTGGCTCGACTACCCAGACGGAGAGCTACCATACACCAGAGATGCGATGTGCCGCGTCATGGAGGTTATACGGCGAGAAAAGCCTGACATAGTATTTGCCCCAGATCCATGGTTACTCTACGAGCCACACCCCGACCACAGAATAGGAGGACTACTCGCCTCAGAAGCCTCTCTGTTTTCTTCTCTACCACACTTCTGCAGGGGAACTCCTCCACACGCAGTCAAAAGAATGATCTTCTACTATACGTCCAAGCCAAACTACTTCCAGCCGGCTGACGACCTCATTGAGAAGAAGCTCCAGGCCCTTAGAAAACACAGAAGCCAGTTCGAGGAAAGCTGGCAACTCTTGGAGCTCAGTATAAGGCTAATCATGGCGGTCTATGGCACGAAAATAAACGCTAAATATGCGGAGCCCCTCAGAGTAATCCCACTCACAATAATGCATGCAACACTGTTAAGCGAGCTAATTTAA
- a CDS encoding APC family permease, protein MGESQERLRRRIGLLGVFSFGYADVGAGIYMTLGLVAAHAMAATPLAFAVASVSYILTALSYAELSSSMPEAGGGMIFAEKAFGRFVAFLTGWALLLDYVVTGSIFAMSTTGYLGHLVPVLKQGEFFGLTASILVLILVILNVIGIKESATFSAVLVLIDITGLSIILAIGYLTSFRPFFDQIKLGTAPTWDNFMYGTTVAMASYLGIEVVSQTAGETKRAGLNIPRAVKLVTIVVVAFSVLFSSLAVSVVGWETLASSEKDPAAVVVEHLPFGALLAVWISIIGMTVCYVATNTGIVGVSRMAYAMGRERMLPSVLTDLHKKFHTPYKAILLFAVIQIALAYAGHLGLAADLYNFGALLSYMVVNLSVVALRIKDPYRYRPYMVPGNLPLKIKNRRVLIPVGAILGFFSNLALWLMVVATHAEGRIVGFTWLFVGLLLYVTYARRNPKIPE, encoded by the coding sequence ATGGGGGAGTCCCAAGAGAGACTACGTAGAAGAATAGGCCTGCTCGGCGTCTTCAGCTTTGGCTATGCAGACGTGGGCGCAGGCATCTACATGACACTAGGACTCGTAGCGGCACATGCAATGGCAGCCACCCCTCTTGCTTTTGCAGTGGCTAGTGTTTCATATATTCTGACTGCACTAAGCTACGCAGAGCTCAGCTCTTCCATGCCTGAAGCTGGGGGCGGCATGATTTTCGCCGAAAAGGCTTTTGGAAGATTTGTTGCCTTTCTTACTGGCTGGGCACTCCTCCTCGACTATGTTGTTACAGGGTCAATCTTCGCAATGTCGACAACGGGTTATCTTGGACACCTAGTTCCGGTACTCAAACAGGGAGAGTTCTTTGGATTAACCGCCTCTATATTGGTTCTCATACTAGTAATTCTAAACGTAATAGGTATAAAGGAATCCGCAACATTCAGCGCAGTATTAGTCCTAATAGATATAACGGGGCTATCCATCATACTTGCTATAGGTTATCTTACAAGCTTTAGACCTTTCTTTGACCAAATAAAGCTTGGAACAGCACCCACATGGGACAACTTCATGTACGGCACAACAGTTGCAATGGCGTCTTACCTGGGTATAGAGGTTGTTTCGCAAACAGCTGGTGAGACAAAAAGAGCTGGCCTCAATATTCCGAGGGCCGTCAAGCTTGTAACCATAGTAGTCGTAGCTTTCTCTGTTCTTTTCTCATCCCTCGCAGTAAGTGTAGTCGGCTGGGAAACATTGGCGTCATCAGAAAAGGACCCAGCCGCGGTTGTAGTCGAGCATCTTCCCTTTGGAGCTCTCCTTGCCGTATGGATATCAATAATTGGTATGACTGTCTGCTATGTGGCTACAAACACGGGAATAGTTGGTGTATCAAGAATGGCGTATGCCATGGGTCGAGAAAGAATGCTTCCAAGTGTCCTCACAGATCTCCATAAAAAATTCCACACACCGTACAAAGCTATTCTCCTTTTCGCCGTTATCCAGATTGCTCTAGCATATGCAGGTCACTTGGGGCTGGCAGCCGACCTTTACAACTTTGGCGCGCTCTTATCCTATATGGTAGTGAATTTGTCCGTAGTAGCTCTGAGAATAAAGGATCCCTACCGCTATAGGCCATACATGGTTCCCGGCAACCTGCCTTTAAAGATAAAGAATAGAAGGGTGCTCATACCAGTTGGCGCTATCCTTGGCTTCTTCTCCAACCTAGCGCTGTGGCTCATGGTGGTAGCTACACATGCCGAGGGAAGAATAGTCGGCTTCACGTGGCTTTTTGTTGGCCTTCTACTATACGTAACATATGCTAGGAGAAACCCGAAGATACCCGAATAA
- a CDS encoding SLC13 family permease, with translation MPSGSRFAATTYGKASVVILLGIVTALISNLIGLNLQQSLALTVFLVMIYATLLLWSQRLPFAFLGIFLLFFLGLLDTEYFVEHSHLDVIMFLIAMMTVIGYLEEDKFFEFVSNEIIRRVGISFKIVFMVLFFLSGFLAPLVDEVTAILIMSSIAFSLSDRLGIDPFPLILSSVFAIVIGGTMTPLGNPIGVLIAFESGYTFMDFLRWSAPLSLLSLLVTYVFLSRKYKAYIEEANTKLREKILTKEGLGRIDLPRKILFKDIVILLTTLVMLALHHTLEEVMGLEKNTLLLGIPFLLAAMILIFDPQKGFHAFEHKVEWPTLVFFLLLFSAVGALSKVGLIDLVSKTIASYAYLGLEALIVVFVVTSVPMTAFMDNVVAASVLAQVVHGLEASGINPAPFWWLAVICTDRAGTLTPIGSTANIIAIGILEKRYKKSVSFLEWVKYGFPVALLTISLSTTLIYLQIPLMQPYP, from the coding sequence ATGCCAAGTGGCAGTCGTTTTGCCGCCACAACGTATGGCAAGGCATCAGTCGTTATACTTCTTGGAATAGTTACAGCTCTCATAAGCAACCTGATAGGCCTGAACCTTCAACAATCCCTAGCACTAACAGTTTTCCTTGTAATGATCTATGCAACATTGTTGCTCTGGAGCCAAAGGTTGCCGTTCGCATTCCTCGGCATTTTTCTTCTATTCTTTTTAGGCCTCTTAGACACGGAATATTTCGTTGAACATTCTCACCTAGATGTAATAATGTTTCTGATAGCCATGATGACTGTTATAGGATACCTGGAGGAAGACAAGTTCTTTGAATTTGTCTCGAATGAAATTATAAGGCGGGTAGGGATCAGCTTCAAAATTGTTTTTATGGTGCTATTCTTTCTGTCGGGGTTCTTGGCCCCACTTGTCGACGAAGTGACAGCTATCCTTATAATGTCTTCGATAGCTTTTTCATTATCCGACAGGCTTGGGATAGACCCGTTTCCACTAATACTTTCTTCCGTATTTGCTATAGTGATTGGTGGAACAATGACTCCTTTGGGGAACCCTATCGGAGTCCTTATTGCTTTTGAGTCTGGCTACACCTTCATGGACTTTTTGAGGTGGTCTGCACCTCTTTCTCTTCTTTCCCTCCTAGTGACTTATGTTTTCCTTTCGAGAAAGTACAAAGCCTACATCGAAGAGGCAAATACCAAATTAAGAGAGAAAATTCTCACCAAAGAAGGATTAGGGCGAATCGATCTTCCAAGAAAAATACTTTTCAAAGATATAGTAATTCTCCTGACCACACTAGTCATGCTTGCGTTGCATCATACCCTTGAAGAAGTTATGGGTCTGGAAAAAAACACACTTCTTTTAGGAATCCCGTTCCTCTTAGCAGCAATGATACTGATTTTTGATCCGCAGAAAGGTTTCCACGCGTTTGAGCACAAGGTAGAATGGCCTACGCTAGTGTTTTTCCTATTATTGTTCTCAGCCGTTGGTGCTTTGAGCAAAGTTGGTTTAATAGATTTGGTCTCGAAAACTATCGCCTCTTATGCTTATCTAGGCTTAGAGGCATTAATTGTAGTCTTTGTAGTTACATCTGTGCCTATGACCGCCTTCATGGACAATGTTGTAGCAGCCTCTGTCTTGGCCCAAGTTGTTCACGGCTTGGAGGCTTCTGGGATAAATCCTGCGCCTTTTTGGTGGCTGGCGGTGATTTGCACGGATCGAGCTGGTACCCTGACTCCCATAGGGAGCACCGCCAATATTATAGCAATCGGAATACTTGAAAAAAGATATAAGAAATCTGTGAGTTTCCTAGAGTGGGTTAAATATGGTTTTCCTGTAGCGTTGTTAACAATATCTTTGAGTACGACCCTAATATACTTGCAGATACCACTAATGCAACCTTATCCTTAA